The following coding sequences lie in one Chionomys nivalis chromosome 8, mChiNiv1.1, whole genome shotgun sequence genomic window:
- the Phlda2 gene encoding pleckstrin homology-like domain family A member 2 → MASNIMKGSGEILCEGELEKRSDSLFQLWKKKRGVLTEDRLSLYSGSSDRVKELRFSSILKVDCVEHTSKYVYFTIVTTNFKEIDFRCTGKSSWNAFITLALIDYQNRRALEGFRRHRFQRVASEEQPESEEQRALSP, encoded by the exons ATGGCTTCGAATATCATGAAGGGCTCCGGAGAGATTCTTTGCGAAGGAGAGCTGGAGAAGCGAAGTGACAGCCTGTTCCAGCTGTGGAAGAAGAAGCGCGGCGTGCTCACCGAAGACCGCCTGAGCCTCTACTCCGGGAGCAGCGACCGCGTCAAAGAGCTGCGCTTCAGCTCCATCCTCAAGGTGGACTGCGTGGAGCACACCAGCAAGTACGTGTACTTCACCATCGTCACCACCAACTTCAAGGAGATCGACTTCCGCTGCACCGGCAAGAGCTCCTGGAACGCGTTCATCACCCTGGCGCTGATCGACTACCAGAACCGCCGGGCGTTGGAAGGCTTCCGCCGCCACCGTTTTCAGCGCGTCGCGTCGGAAGAGCAGCCGGAATCCGAAGAGCAGCGCGCCCTGAGTCCGTG A